In one window of Gudongella oleilytica DNA:
- the pgsA gene encoding CDP-diacylglycerol--glycerol-3-phosphate 3-phosphatidyltransferase gives MNLANKITLLRVLMVPVFVVVFYLDIPFSNYLAASIFIIASFTDALDGHIARSRNLITNFGKFADPLADKVLAAAALIVLVSAGKVPAWVVIIIIAREFAISGFRIIAASEGITIAASKWGKAKTISQLTAIILLLLNNFPFSYLGIPMDVFMLYLALVLTIISGADYIIKNYHILSSGDR, from the coding sequence ATGAATCTTGCTAATAAGATCACCCTCTTAAGGGTTTTGATGGTACCTGTATTTGTTGTCGTATTTTATCTTGATATACCCTTCAGCAATTATCTGGCAGCATCAATATTTATAATAGCTTCATTTACAGATGCTCTTGATGGCCACATTGCAAGGTCCAGAAACCTCATCACGAATTTTGGTAAGTTTGCAGATCCTCTTGCAGATAAGGTATTGGCTGCGGCTGCCCTTATAGTACTCGTAAGTGCTGGTAAGGTTCCAGCCTGGGTAGTGATTATAATAATTGCCAGAGAGTTTGCAATAAGCGGATTCAGAATAATTGCAGCCTCTGAGGGCATTACCATAGCAGCAAGCAAGTGGGGAAAGGCTAAAACCATATCTCAACTCACAGCAATAATTCTGTTGCTGTTAAATAACTTTCCATTTAGCTATCTCGGTATTCCGATGGATGTTTTTATGCTCTATCTTGCACTCGTATTGACTATAATATCTGGTGCCGACTATATTATTAAGAATTATCATATTCTCAGTTCAGGAGACAGGTAG
- a CDS encoding IS110 family transposase, which translates to MFYVGIDISKFKHDCFIVTEAGEVVCDSFSIKNDSDGFTELLSVLDSLYPKENVRIGFESTGHYALNLKLFLEKAHYSFMEFNPVLLSKFNKSQSLRRTKTDAIDSISIARWLMTVDYKPYPIGFYHTYALKSLTRLRDSLVKQRSFYMVKITNVLDHVFPEFKPFFNNRFSKTAIYLLDNYGSAKSIANMNTRSYDALRSISRGKFSMQKFIKLKELAKNTVGCDHELFTCQLNSLLSLYKQLANEVDSLESQIESLIVEIDPKTLSIPGIGPLSAAVIYAEYGDLSRFNSPAQMLSFAGLEPGYYQSGTSEHGGGMVKRGSSHLRYTLMNLCIPLIQYNMTFAEYYHKKRNEGKSHRVACSHLVKKLIRVIFTLEKNGIDFDPTKLR; encoded by the coding sequence ATGTTCTATGTCGGAATCGACATCTCTAAGTTCAAACACGACTGTTTCATTGTTACTGAAGCAGGCGAGGTTGTTTGTGATTCTTTTTCTATCAAGAACGATTCTGATGGATTTACAGAACTCTTATCTGTTCTAGATTCTCTTTATCCTAAAGAGAATGTAAGAATAGGGTTTGAATCTACTGGTCATTATGCTTTAAACCTGAAGTTGTTCCTCGAAAAAGCCCACTACAGCTTCATGGAATTTAACCCTGTTCTTCTCTCAAAGTTTAACAAGTCTCAGTCTTTAAGGCGTACCAAAACGGATGCAATTGATTCCATATCCATTGCCCGCTGGCTTATGACGGTTGATTACAAACCCTATCCAATAGGATTTTATCATACCTATGCGCTTAAGTCATTAACTCGTCTTCGTGACTCTCTTGTTAAACAGAGAAGCTTTTACATGGTTAAGATTACAAATGTCCTTGATCACGTCTTTCCTGAGTTTAAGCCATTTTTCAATAATCGGTTTAGCAAGACTGCTATCTACCTTTTAGATAATTATGGTTCTGCCAAAAGTATTGCTAATATGAATACTAGGTCCTATGATGCTTTACGCAGTATTTCCAGAGGAAAATTCTCTATGCAAAAATTTATAAAGCTAAAAGAATTGGCCAAGAATACCGTTGGCTGCGATCATGAACTTTTTACTTGCCAATTGAATAGTCTGCTATCTTTGTATAAACAATTAGCAAATGAGGTAGACTCTCTTGAAAGTCAAATTGAATCTTTAATCGTTGAAATTGATCCCAAAACTTTATCTATACCTGGGATTGGCCCTCTGTCAGCAGCTGTTATATATGCTGAATATGGTGATTTATCTAGATTTAATTCCCCTGCTCAGATGCTTTCTTTTGCTGGGCTTGAACCAGGTTATTATCAATCAGGGACGTCGGAACATGGTGGAGGTATGGTTAAAAGAGGTTCTTCCCATCTTCGCTACACCTTGATGAATCTATGTATTCCATTGATTCAATACAACATGACATTTGCTGAGTACTACCACAAAAAGCGTAATGAAGGTAAATCACACCGTGTGGCATGTTCTCATCTTGTCAAGAAATTGATTCGAGTCATCTTTACTCTTGAAAAGAATGGAATTGATTTTGATCCAACAAAACTTCGCTGA
- the dut gene encoding dUTP diphosphatase, giving the protein MNVRIVNKGSLRLPEYKTPGASGVDLMANLNEPVILKPLERYLVPTGLFAEIPEGYEAQIRGRSGLAINNGISLANGIGTIDSDYRGEIKVILINLGTEPFEIKHGDRIAQMVLCKYEKIDFELVEELNDTERGKNGFGHTGL; this is encoded by the coding sequence ATGAATGTAAGGATTGTAAACAAGGGAAGCCTACGCTTACCTGAGTATAAAACACCGGGTGCATCCGGGGTGGATCTTATGGCTAATTTGAACGAGCCTGTTATTCTTAAGCCACTTGAGAGATACCTTGTCCCAACCGGATTATTCGCAGAGATCCCAGAGGGGTATGAGGCTCAAATAAGAGGCAGGAGTGGTCTTGCAATAAACAATGGAATATCCCTTGCCAACGGGATAGGAACCATTGACAGTGATTACCGTGGAGAGATAAAGGTCATACTAATAAACCTTGGCACCGAGCCATTTGAGATAAAACACGGCGACAGAATTGCGCAAATGGTGCTCTGCAAGTATGAAAAAATTGATTTTGAACTGGTAGAAGAGCTTAATGATACTGAGAGAGGTAAGAATGGATTTGGCCACACAGGCCTGTAA
- the recA gene encoding recombinase RecA: MTDINERKKALDLALSQIEKQFGKGSIMKLGEGAQMNMEYISTGSLDLDIALGIGGVPRGRIIEIYGPESSGKTTIALHVIAEAQKNGGIAAFIDAEHALDPGYSKKLGVDIENLVISQPDTGEQALEITEALVRSSAVDVIVIDSVAALVPRAEIEGEMGDSHVGLQARLMSQALRKLAGAISKSNTTCIFINQLREKVGVMFGNPETTSGGRALKFYASVRLDVRRIDSIKQGDEVVGNRTRVKVVKNKVAPPFKQAEFDIMYGQGISREGSLLDTGVMAGIIQKSGSWYSYNDEKLGQGRENAKDFIRENPKLYQEIDKLVRQKFGLIKDIDDSTTKE, from the coding sequence ATGACAGACATCAATGAAAGAAAGAAAGCTCTTGACCTGGCATTAAGCCAAATCGAAAAGCAATTTGGAAAAGGCTCGATAATGAAGCTTGGAGAAGGCGCTCAAATGAACATGGAGTACATATCCACAGGATCTCTTGATCTGGATATTGCACTGGGAATTGGCGGTGTACCAAGAGGCAGGATAATCGAAATATATGGGCCTGAATCATCTGGTAAGACTACCATAGCCCTGCATGTTATTGCCGAGGCTCAAAAAAATGGCGGGATAGCAGCTTTCATAGACGCTGAGCATGCTCTTGACCCTGGATATTCTAAAAAACTGGGAGTCGACATCGAGAATCTTGTCATCTCACAACCAGATACCGGGGAGCAGGCGCTTGAGATAACAGAAGCACTAGTCAGGAGCAGTGCAGTGGATGTCATTGTCATAGACTCTGTGGCAGCTCTTGTTCCGAGGGCAGAGATTGAAGGTGAAATGGGAGATTCGCACGTCGGACTTCAGGCAAGGCTAATGTCACAAGCCCTTAGAAAGCTTGCCGGAGCTATTAGTAAGTCCAATACTACTTGTATTTTCATCAATCAGCTTAGAGAAAAGGTTGGGGTAATGTTTGGGAATCCAGAGACGACCTCAGGAGGAAGAGCACTAAAATTCTATGCCAGTGTTCGTCTTGATGTCAGAAGGATCGACTCTATTAAACAAGGCGATGAAGTCGTAGGTAACAGAACACGGGTAAAGGTTGTAAAAAACAAGGTAGCACCCCCATTTAAACAAGCGGAATTCGACATAATGTATGGTCAGGGTATTTCCAGAGAAGGAAGTCTTCTAGATACTGGAGTTATGGCTGGAATCATTCAAAAATCAGGGTCATGGTATAGCTATAATGACGAAAAGTTAGGCCAGGGTCGCGAGAATGCAAAGGATTTCATTCGAGAGAATCCCAAGCTATATCAGGAAATTGATAAATTGGTAAGACAAAAGTTTGGACTTATCAAAGATATTGATGACTCAACCACTAAAGAATAG
- a CDS encoding M16 family metallopeptidase has product MFKIRTLDNGIRTIMQRVPYLNSITLGIIIESGSFYEDKNNNGVSHFIEHMLFKGTKNRSARQIAEAIDDIGGQINAFTSKEHTCYYAKVLSEHLPIAVDVLSDMLNNSTFDENEIEKEKGVIIEEINMYQDFPEDLAFELLNELLYDKMSLAMPILGTEKTVKSFTRDQIVKYFYEKYKPKRMVIAAAGNLDEKEAYNLLNEKFGSFNSNNFSLNNFVTPSYDYSPTFKLDGFIKDIEQMNVCLGFTGPSTYSEDIFPLMVVNNILGGTMSSRLFQEIRENLGLVYNIESSITSYNGAGMLSIYLALNTEQVYRVAKLLRSELVRIKQEYISEVELNKSKEHLKGSYILSLESSFNKMYEMGKCLLHDKKIETPEDVMKQINDVDMDSVIRVIDKYIDWNHLNISYVGNVKNKGAFEKELASILTGGEMSQ; this is encoded by the coding sequence ATGTTTAAAATCAGAACTTTAGATAACGGAATAAGGACTATTATGCAAAGGGTTCCTTATTTAAATTCGATAACTCTTGGCATCATTATTGAAAGCGGCTCATTTTATGAAGATAAAAATAATAATGGTGTGTCTCATTTTATTGAACATATGCTTTTTAAGGGGACCAAAAACCGCAGCGCAAGACAGATTGCTGAAGCAATAGATGATATCGGGGGGCAGATCAATGCCTTCACAAGCAAGGAACACACATGCTATTATGCAAAGGTGCTTAGCGAGCATCTGCCGATTGCAGTTGATGTATTAAGTGATATGCTGAATAACTCAACCTTCGATGAAAATGAGATCGAGAAAGAAAAGGGTGTAATAATCGAAGAGATAAACATGTATCAGGACTTTCCGGAGGATCTCGCCTTCGAGCTCTTGAATGAGCTGCTTTATGACAAAATGAGCCTGGCAATGCCTATACTGGGAACTGAGAAAACTGTAAAATCATTCACAAGGGATCAGATCGTGAAATACTTTTATGAAAAGTATAAACCCAAGAGAATGGTAATAGCAGCTGCAGGAAACCTTGACGAGAAGGAAGCCTATAACTTGCTTAATGAAAAATTCGGAAGCTTTAATTCAAATAATTTCTCTTTGAACAATTTTGTAACTCCTTCATACGACTACTCACCAACATTTAAGCTTGACGGATTCATCAAGGATATTGAGCAAATGAATGTTTGCCTTGGTTTTACAGGACCATCGACTTATTCGGAGGACATCTTCCCCCTTATGGTTGTAAATAACATACTTGGTGGAACGATGAGTTCAAGATTATTTCAGGAAATCAGAGAGAACCTTGGGCTCGTTTATAATATAGAATCTTCCATAACCTCATATAATGGTGCTGGTATGTTATCTATCTATCTGGCTCTTAATACCGAACAAGTATATCGGGTTGCAAAGCTATTAAGATCTGAATTGGTTAGGATAAAACAGGAGTATATCAGTGAAGTCGAGCTTAACAAGTCAAAGGAGCACCTGAAGGGAAGTTATATTTTAAGTCTTGAGAGCTCTTTCAATAAAATGTATGAAATGGGCAAGTGTCTTCTTCACGATAAAAAGATAGAGACACCAGAAGATGTAATGAAGCAGATAAACGATGTTGACATGGATTCGGTCATTAGAGTGATCGACAAATATATCGATTGGAACCATTTAAATATTTCCTATGTCGGCAATGTTAAAAACAAAGGTGCTTTTGAGAAAGAGCTTGCTTCTATTTTGACGGGAGGAGAGATGAGCCAATGA
- a CDS encoding competence/damage-inducible protein A encodes MITEIIAVGTEITLGSIVNTNVVYLSKRLSEMGLEVCYHTSVDDDPVRLSSVFSIAVDRSDLIILTGGLGPTEDDLTKETIARVLGRSMISDISVEEQIKNIFTYSNRPMPSNNLKQARKPEGTEFIPNLKGTAPGIFIKHEGKLIVLLPGPPREMIPMFEGFVTELIKDDLHISIRSINTIGIGESALEEILREMDINIPDFTVNTYASLGTVEIKIVGKGYDKELLERNSKILIERLSERLGDSIYGFDNITIEEAVLNRLEDKNLNLAVAESVTGGEITRRITKIPGASRHFISGIIAYSEASKVRDLNVSEDTLEKYGAVSSETAVEMAKGLLNRKDVDIAISTTGFAGPSTGEGKPIGLVYICVADKTRVEIFERIFTGDRQAIQEKAASLALANLHKFLNNPLTRCRQ; translated from the coding sequence ATGATTACAGAGATAATCGCTGTGGGGACTGAAATCACGCTGGGAAGTATAGTAAACACCAATGTAGTCTATCTTTCAAAACGTCTTTCAGAGATGGGCTTGGAGGTTTGCTATCATACATCAGTTGACGATGACCCAGTGAGGCTGTCCAGTGTTTTTTCGATTGCGGTCGACAGATCAGATTTAATAATTCTAACCGGGGGGCTTGGACCAACTGAGGATGACTTAACTAAAGAGACTATTGCCCGGGTATTAGGTCGTAGCATGATTTCTGATATCTCTGTCGAGGAGCAGATTAAGAATATTTTTACTTACTCCAACAGACCAATGCCATCGAACAATCTGAAACAAGCCAGGAAGCCTGAGGGAACAGAATTCATACCTAATCTTAAGGGTACCGCACCTGGCATATTTATAAAGCATGAAGGAAAACTTATAGTACTTCTTCCTGGTCCACCTCGTGAAATGATTCCCATGTTTGAGGGCTTTGTAACAGAATTGATTAAAGACGACCTTCATATTTCAATACGCTCCATAAACACTATAGGCATAGGGGAGTCAGCTCTGGAAGAGATCCTTAGAGAAATGGATATCAATATTCCTGACTTTACTGTTAATACTTATGCAAGTCTGGGTACAGTCGAAATAAAGATCGTAGGAAAGGGATATGATAAGGAACTACTGGAACGAAATTCGAAAATCCTGATAGAAAGACTGTCGGAAAGGCTTGGAGACAGTATCTATGGATTTGACAATATAACAATCGAAGAGGCTGTACTAAATAGGCTTGAAGATAAGAATCTCAACCTGGCAGTTGCAGAATCAGTTACTGGAGGTGAAATTACAAGGCGTATTACCAAAATCCCAGGAGCCTCAAGACATTTTATATCCGGCATAATTGCATACTCTGAAGCGTCTAAGGTAAGAGATCTTAATGTAAGTGAAGATACGCTCGAAAAATACGGCGCTGTGAGTTCGGAAACTGCAGTCGAAATGGCTAAAGGTCTTTTGAATCGTAAAGATGTTGACATTGCAATATCTACCACAGGCTTTGCCGGGCCTTCCACAGGCGAAGGAAAACCGATAGGACTAGTATATATATGTGTAGCGGACAAGACAAGAGTGGAGATTTTTGAAAGGATCTTTACAGGTGACAGACAAGCTATACAGGAAAAAGCTGCAAGTCTTGCACTGGCTAATCTGCACAAATTTTTGAATAATCCGTTGACTAGATGTCGTCAATAG
- the rimO gene encoding 30S ribosomal protein S12 methylthiotransferase RimO → MSRKKVNIVTLGCSKNEVDSELMQGILDKRSFEYVNEPEEANIIIVNTCGFIEAAKEESIDTILSMAQYKVGGNCEGLILAGCMAQRYSKELLEELPEVDAVIGTGNIKYLNAVLEGINKGERIISTDNINSEYLERIDREVTSPVAYVRISEGCDNLCTYCIIPQIRGRHRSRRIEDIVEEASDLAEKGVREIILIAQNTSDYGIDLYDEYKLGYLLDRLNSVEGVELIRLLYVYPDNINDELIDSIKRNKKVAKYLDIPLQHASDRILKLMNRRTTRMEITDTITKLRSKLPGLILRTTFIVGFPGETEEDFNELCNFVEEVRFDKLGVFAYSREESTPAFSLPNQIDDAIKEQRRERIMELQMKISEELMSNKVGNFYDVMIEEFAEEGLYVGRSYMDSPEIDGVFYVKSNRELELGEIVKAQAVEFLEYDLIGELRDESC, encoded by the coding sequence ATGAGTAGAAAGAAAGTAAACATAGTGACATTGGGGTGCTCAAAGAATGAGGTTGATTCTGAGCTTATGCAGGGAATACTTGATAAAAGAAGCTTTGAATATGTAAATGAACCCGAAGAAGCTAATATTATTATTGTGAACACCTGCGGATTCATTGAGGCAGCTAAAGAAGAATCAATAGATACCATTTTATCTATGGCACAATATAAAGTCGGAGGCAATTGTGAAGGACTGATCCTGGCAGGATGCATGGCTCAACGCTATTCTAAGGAGCTTTTAGAGGAGTTGCCTGAGGTAGATGCAGTTATTGGAACCGGGAATATTAAATATCTAAATGCAGTACTGGAAGGAATAAACAAGGGTGAAAGAATAATTTCAACAGATAATATTAACTCAGAATATCTCGAGAGAATTGATAGGGAAGTAACAAGCCCTGTGGCATATGTTAGGATATCAGAAGGCTGTGACAACCTCTGCACATACTGCATAATACCACAGATTAGAGGAAGACACAGGAGCAGAAGGATTGAAGACATAGTTGAGGAGGCCTCTGATCTAGCAGAAAAAGGCGTGCGGGAGATAATACTCATTGCACAGAATACATCAGATTATGGAATAGATCTTTATGATGAGTATAAATTGGGATATCTTCTGGACAGACTGAATTCTGTTGAGGGTGTTGAACTCATCAGACTACTCTATGTTTATCCGGATAACATAAACGACGAACTTATTGATAGCATAAAAAGAAATAAAAAGGTAGCCAAATACCTTGATATACCTCTTCAACATGCAAGTGACAGAATACTTAAGCTTATGAATAGAAGGACTACGAGAATGGAAATCACTGATACAATAACAAAACTTAGAAGCAAATTGCCGGGTTTAATTCTCAGGACAACCTTTATCGTCGGATTCCCGGGGGAAACTGAGGAAGATTTCAATGAGCTATGTAATTTTGTGGAAGAAGTTAGATTTGATAAACTTGGTGTCTTTGCTTACTCACGTGAAGAGAGTACACCTGCATTCTCCTTACCTAACCAAATCGATGATGCAATAAAGGAGCAACGCAGAGAGAGGATCATGGAACTTCAAATGAAAATTTCTGAAGAGCTTATGAGTAACAAAGTAGGAAATTTTTATGATGTTATGATCGAAGAGTTTGCTGAAGAGGGACTTTATGTTGGAAGAAGCTATATGGATAGCCCTGAAATAGATGGAGTATTTTATGTAAAGAGCAATAGAGAGCTGGAGTTGGGGGAAATAGTTAAGGCTCAGGCAGTTGAGTTCTTGGAATATGATTTGATTGGGGAGCTTAGAGATGAATCTTGCTAA
- a CDS encoding undecaprenyl-diphosphate phosphatase translates to MSWFEAIVMGIFQGIAEFLPISSSGHLALLQYLFDIKEGNLFFTEMLHFGTLISIFIVYFKDIARIIYEFIGLIGSLIKGKRVHKLTRHQWFGLLIIIGSIPTALIGLTFKDFFESLYTSIIPIGVAFIVTGFLLWIAEKKGNEGKDVKDVRLLDAVLIGIFQGIAIIPGISRSGSTIVGGLFRGLKKPVATEFSFLLALPATFGAFLLGMKDVAEGGGAFINGQLVLGVILSAVTGVFAIKALIKLLNNNKLKYFSYYLWVLGILTIVMGFVNN, encoded by the coding sequence TTGAGTTGGTTTGAGGCTATAGTCATGGGAATATTTCAAGGTATAGCAGAGTTTCTACCAATTAGCAGTTCTGGTCACCTTGCATTATTACAGTACTTGTTCGACATAAAGGAAGGGAATCTCTTTTTCACAGAGATGCTGCATTTTGGTACTTTGATTTCTATATTTATTGTGTATTTCAAGGATATTGCAAGAATAATTTATGAGTTCATAGGGCTTATTGGATCGTTAATAAAAGGTAAAAGAGTCCATAAGCTTACCAGGCATCAGTGGTTTGGGCTACTAATCATCATCGGCTCTATCCCTACTGCATTGATTGGCTTGACCTTCAAGGACTTTTTTGAATCTCTTTACACATCAATAATTCCGATAGGTGTTGCATTCATTGTGACTGGATTTCTTCTATGGATTGCCGAAAAAAAAGGAAACGAAGGCAAGGATGTGAAGGATGTAAGATTGCTTGATGCCGTCCTTATAGGGATTTTCCAGGGGATTGCAATTATTCCCGGTATATCAAGATCTGGCTCGACGATAGTAGGCGGACTATTCAGAGGTTTGAAAAAACCAGTTGCGACTGAGTTTTCATTTTTACTAGCTTTACCTGCAACATTTGGAGCATTTTTATTAGGCATGAAGGACGTAGCTGAAGGAGGAGGGGCTTTTATAAACGGACAATTGGTCCTTGGTGTCATACTCTCAGCTGTTACTGGTGTCTTTGCAATAAAGGCTCTGATAAAGCTCTTAAATAACAATAAGCTCAAGTATTTCTCATACTATCTTTGGGTTCTTGGGATATTGACCATCGTTATGGGATTTGTAAACAATTAG
- a CDS encoding FtsK/SpoIIIE family DNA translocase, with the protein MRKNAKPIDNNIKSKKATVDKLGLDIIGILVIGVGVVMLFSLFSLKMGIIGEIINGTTFSLMGFGGYFFPLFIIGSGIILLMERFDRIQLRILVALIIIFLSFLIVLDGINMDSSSLIDRIKSGLELSRANRGGGVLGSFFGFFFYKLFGSVGTYVVLAFSITASLLIITNLTVKEVLGKARSIKVIKPVEQVKETAAKKQAPVNPDRFLEEKTEVIRISDYTKNQQHPDGIEKEKKESLPKIPKDQLVKEAQTIDSEIKEKQEKVVKIYYKTPPISLLQSPAPKAEGNNRKDILNNARIIEETMRNFGIEAKVSHINVGPTITCYELSPAPGIKLSRIVSLSDNISLSLASSDIRIEAPIPGKAAVGIEVPNKTKDMVLFKELIQSKEFADSKSDIPLVLGKDITGNVVISTIDKMPHLLIAGATGSGKSVCINTIIMGLLYKSSPEDLKMLLIDPKVVELSVYNGIPHLLIPVVTDAKKSAFALNWAVGEMERRYKLFAKSNVRDIQSYNEKHSTDGDKLPKILIIIDELADLMMVAAQEIEDYIARLAQMARAAGMYLIVATQRPSVDVITGTIKANIPSRISFAVSSQVDSRTILDMAGAEKLLGQGDMLFYPSSYSKPVRLQGAFISNNEVEKVVEYLQEQNMPNYDENILDVVQNTKQVSYDEGDDLLPEAIKLVVAEGVASISLLQRKLKIGYARAARLIDDMEERGVVGGYEGSKPRKVLITETELEEWETADE; encoded by the coding sequence ATGAGGAAAAACGCTAAGCCCATAGACAATAACATAAAATCAAAAAAAGCAACAGTTGATAAATTAGGATTGGACATTATAGGTATACTCGTCATAGGAGTAGGAGTTGTCATGCTGTTTAGTCTGTTCAGCTTGAAAATGGGTATTATTGGGGAGATAATAAATGGCACTACATTTTCGTTGATGGGTTTTGGGGGATATTTTTTTCCTCTATTTATAATTGGATCTGGAATAATACTGTTGATGGAAAGATTTGACAGGATCCAGCTTAGGATACTTGTAGCATTGATAATTATATTCTTAAGCTTCCTTATAGTTCTCGATGGAATAAACATGGACTCTTCAAGCCTTATTGACAGGATAAAATCAGGGCTGGAATTGTCCCGCGCCAATAGAGGAGGAGGAGTTTTAGGAAGCTTCTTCGGATTCTTTTTCTACAAACTCTTTGGTTCTGTCGGTACTTATGTAGTACTGGCTTTTTCGATAACAGCCAGCTTGTTGATAATTACAAATCTCACGGTAAAGGAAGTATTGGGAAAGGCCAGAAGCATAAAGGTAATAAAGCCTGTTGAGCAAGTCAAGGAGACTGCAGCAAAAAAACAGGCTCCTGTAAATCCGGACCGATTTCTGGAAGAAAAAACTGAGGTAATAAGAATCAGTGATTACACTAAAAACCAACAACACCCAGATGGTATTGAGAAAGAAAAGAAAGAATCACTACCTAAAATACCAAAGGACCAACTAGTTAAGGAAGCTCAGACTATAGACTCGGAAATAAAGGAAAAACAAGAAAAAGTCGTAAAAATTTATTACAAGACTCCACCCATTAGCTTGCTTCAATCCCCAGCCCCCAAGGCAGAAGGGAACAATAGGAAAGACATCCTGAATAATGCGAGAATAATAGAAGAAACGATGAGAAACTTCGGCATAGAGGCTAAAGTATCACACATAAACGTAGGACCTACAATTACATGCTACGAGCTTTCTCCTGCCCCTGGGATCAAACTAAGCAGGATCGTATCACTGTCAGACAATATTTCGCTGAGCCTTGCTTCATCGGATATCAGGATAGAGGCGCCAATTCCAGGCAAGGCAGCAGTAGGTATCGAGGTACCAAATAAGACAAAGGATATGGTATTATTCAAAGAATTGATCCAATCTAAAGAGTTTGCCGATTCAAAGTCAGACATCCCTCTTGTCCTTGGGAAAGATATCACTGGAAATGTCGTAATTTCGACCATTGATAAAATGCCTCATCTTTTAATTGCTGGTGCCACCGGATCCGGAAAGAGCGTTTGTATAAATACAATAATTATGGGGCTACTCTATAAAAGCTCGCCTGAAGATCTGAAAATGCTTTTGATTGACCCGAAGGTAGTAGAGTTGAGTGTATATAACGGTATCCCGCATTTGCTCATCCCGGTTGTAACTGATGCTAAGAAATCGGCTTTTGCACTCAACTGGGCAGTTGGTGAGATGGAGAGGCGTTACAAGCTCTTTGCAAAGAGTAATGTCCGAGACATACAATCATATAATGAAAAGCATTCAACCGATGGGGATAAGTTGCCTAAGATACTGATAATAATTGATGAGTTAGCTGACCTTATGATGGTTGCGGCACAGGAGATAGAGGATTATATTGCCCGCCTTGCCCAAATGGCAAGAGCTGCTGGTATGTATCTTATCGTGGCTACTCAAAGACCATCAGTGGATGTCATTACTGGGACGATAAAAGCTAATATACCTTCCAGAATCAGTTTTGCAGTATCTTCGCAGGTTGATTCCAGAACTATCCTGGATATGGCTGGTGCAGAGAAGCTTCTTGGTCAGGGAGATATGCTGTTTTATCCATCGAGCTATTCCAAGCCTGTAAGGCTCCAAGGTGCATTTATATCCAACAACGAGGTTGAAAAGGTAGTTGAATACCTGCAGGAGCAAAATATGCCCAATTATGATGAGAACATACTGGATGTAGTTCAGAATACAAAACAGGTAAGCTATGATGAAGGAGATGATCTTCTGCCTGAAGCTATTAAGCTTGTTGTTGCAGAGGGAGTAGCATCGATATCGCTTTTACAGCGAAAGCTAAAGATTGGATACGCCCGAGCTGCAAGACTTATTGATGATATGGAGGAAAGAGGGGTCGTTGGAGGCTACGAAGGTAGCAAACCAAGAAAAGTATTAATAACTGAAACAGAACTTGAAGAATGGGAGACTGCAGATGAGTAG